A window of candidate division WOR-3 bacterium genomic DNA:
GCAAGCTGGTCGTGCATAGGTAGCAGATCGGCTGCGCAATGGAATGAGCAGGGGCAGGCGAGTGCCTGCCCTTGCGATTCAGCGCCGGCGCGACGGACTCAGGTCTGGACTACTCGGACGGTGTAGCCGATCGGGCAGGCCTTCTTGAGCATCGCCGAGACCGAGCAGTACTTCTCCTGCGAAAGCTCGACCGCGCGCTTGACTTTCTCCTCTTCGAGGGCTTTGCCCGTCACCACATACTCGATGTCGATTCGGGTGTAGACCTTCGGGTGTTCCTCTGAACGCTCCGCCGACACATTGAGTTCGAACGCGGTCACATCCTGCCGCATCTTCCTGAGCAGCGGGACGACGTCCATGCCGGTACAGCCGCCAAGCGCGAGGAGCAGCAGTTCCAGCGGCTTGGTGGCAGAACTGTCGCCGTCGAACTCGGGCGCGGTATCCATCGGGACGAGGTGATTGGTCCCGGCCTTGCCGATGAACGTCATCCGGCCGGCCCAGCGGACGCTGGCTGCATGCTTCATTTGTCCCTCCTAGAACTTGCGGAGCAGGTTGAAACCGACACGGAAGTGGCCCCTGAGCAGGTCGAGTACGTCGGAGTTGGCGGTTGGTTCACCGAAGCTACGGAACATCGCCGGGGCTGACTGTTCGCGCGGAGTCCCGAGCGTGATGATGAAGTTGTGCCAGCCGATCTCTTTCTCAATGGCCAGGCTGGCAGCCAATTGCCGCGTCGTTGAGTCCCGGCCCACGAGCACCGGCTCGGCCTCAAGCGAAAGCGACCAAGTGTTGATTACCTGTACCTTGGCGCCGAGTCCGA
This region includes:
- a CDS encoding OsmC family protein, translated to MKHAASVRWAGRMTFIGKAGTNHLVPMDTAPEFDGDSSATKPLELLLLALGGCTGMDVVPLLRKMRQDVTAFELNVSAERSEEHPKVYTRIDIEYVVTGKALEEEKVKRAVELSQEKYCSVSAMLKKACPIGYTVRVVQT